One Nitrosomonas sp. PY1 DNA window includes the following coding sequences:
- a CDS encoding efflux RND transporter permease subunit: protein MTRFFIERPIFASVLSIFIVLAGLAAAMQLPIEQYPKIVPPTVVVTATYPGANVETLIKTVAAPIEEKLHTLEGLQYFSSSADSSGRLTITVTFEIDTDIDRAVFSVSNEVNTAMARLPDEVRRTGITIQKRSNDLLMVFAFTSQDSEHTPLFLSNFMTTNILDEIKRVPGVGEARIFGAQDYSMRIWLQPDRMAQLGITARDIADAIRAQNTQQAIGKIGQEPALVDQQLVYTVTARGRLLEPEQFERIVLRASGPSGMLYLKDVARIELGAQDYATRTYINGELGLGIGIFLRTGANALDTAVAAKARMNDLQSYLPEGMQYVVSYDASVFVKASIWEVVKTLGEALLLVVLVVFLFLQTWRATLIPVIAIPISLIGSFAGLWLLGYSINTLTLFAMVLSIGIVVDDAIVVLENIERLMSEEKLSPFQAAIKAMQQISSAVVAMTLVLVAVFIPVAFLGGVAGELYQQFAVTIAVASVISGIVALTLTPVLCALLLKPNEHLSKYFDGFNHQFERIRGWYVRMVGLSIRYTARSLMLFLLVILILAYLVRSIPSGFIPSEDQGYVIGVVILPDSATLARTIKVSDKITEALAKDSAIEYQFSVNGLDFIGGGGNKTNVSTVFVRMKDWSERTVSANDVVGQLSAIGMQQSDGLVVAFNPPAIRGLGSTGGFEFYVQSRVNTDVVRMAEVVNELLESLKQEPRLASMNTFLRVSVPQYYLEVDEAKAVAQGIPIADIYAALQSTMGTLYVNDFNRSGRTYRVQLQAEAKYRMKADDLGKVYVRSESGAMVPLSALSKVKHIVGPEQLERYNGLLSAKVMGTTASGTSSGDAIALVEQLAQQTLPEGYQIAWTGTAFQEKKIGSVAVLAVSLAIVMVFLILAAQFETWTLPLAVILAMPFAILGALLAILILGMNNDIYFQIGMVTLIALAAKNAILLVEFANQKVQQGVAMHEAAIQSVRLRFRPIVMTSMTFMLGVVPLVIATGAGSAARQSMGTGVLGGMIMATCVATIFVPLFFLIVSRNTVIAKETGIHQE from the coding sequence ATGACTCGCTTTTTTATTGAACGACCGATATTTGCATCGGTGCTATCAATCTTTATCGTTCTGGCTGGATTAGCTGCGGCGATGCAGTTACCGATTGAACAATACCCTAAAATTGTACCGCCAACAGTAGTTGTAACGGCGACTTATCCTGGTGCAAATGTTGAAACATTAATCAAGACTGTAGCCGCGCCCATTGAAGAAAAATTGCATACTTTAGAAGGCTTACAGTATTTCAGCTCTAGCGCGGATTCGAGCGGACGATTAACTATCACGGTTACCTTTGAAATCGATACTGACATAGATCGCGCCGTTTTTAGCGTCAGCAACGAAGTCAATACAGCAATGGCACGTTTGCCAGATGAAGTGCGACGTACAGGCATTACAATTCAAAAGCGTTCGAATGATTTGTTAATGGTTTTTGCATTCACATCACAAGATTCCGAACATACACCATTGTTTCTAAGTAACTTTATGACGACCAATATTCTGGATGAAATTAAGCGTGTTCCGGGTGTTGGTGAAGCACGGATTTTTGGTGCGCAGGATTATTCGATGCGCATATGGTTACAGCCTGACCGAATGGCGCAATTAGGCATTACTGCACGTGATATTGCCGATGCAATCAGAGCACAAAATACCCAGCAAGCCATTGGAAAAATCGGTCAAGAACCTGCTTTGGTTGATCAGCAACTGGTGTATACCGTAACTGCGCGGGGTCGATTGCTTGAACCTGAGCAATTCGAGCGAATTGTTTTACGTGCTAGCGGCCCTAGTGGCATGTTGTATTTGAAGGATGTCGCACGTATCGAACTGGGGGCGCAAGATTATGCAACGCGTACTTACATTAATGGTGAGTTAGGTCTCGGAATCGGTATTTTTTTACGTACCGGCGCGAATGCATTGGATACTGCAGTTGCTGCAAAAGCTAGAATGAATGACTTGCAATCATACCTTCCAGAAGGAATGCAGTATGTCGTTTCATACGATGCAAGTGTGTTTGTTAAAGCTTCTATATGGGAAGTAGTGAAGACTCTGGGGGAGGCGTTGCTACTGGTTGTTTTGGTGGTCTTTTTGTTTTTGCAAACTTGGCGTGCAACATTGATTCCGGTGATTGCCATACCTATTTCGCTGATTGGCAGCTTTGCAGGCTTGTGGCTATTAGGGTACTCCATTAATACCTTGACGTTGTTTGCCATGGTGCTATCGATCGGTATTGTGGTCGACGATGCGATTGTTGTGCTTGAAAATATCGAGCGCCTAATGTCCGAAGAGAAACTCTCACCTTTTCAAGCAGCGATCAAAGCCATGCAACAAATATCGAGCGCTGTGGTGGCAATGACTTTAGTCTTGGTTGCGGTATTTATTCCAGTGGCTTTTTTGGGTGGGGTTGCCGGTGAATTGTATCAACAGTTTGCTGTGACAATCGCGGTGGCCAGTGTGATTTCGGGTATTGTTGCATTGACATTAACACCGGTGTTGTGCGCGTTGTTACTTAAGCCAAATGAGCATTTGTCAAAGTATTTCGATGGCTTTAACCATCAATTTGAACGGATTCGTGGTTGGTATGTCCGGATGGTTGGTTTGAGTATTCGCTACACTGCGCGTAGTTTGATGCTTTTTTTATTAGTGATTTTGATTTTGGCTTACTTGGTGCGCAGTATTCCAAGCGGATTTATTCCATCTGAAGATCAAGGATACGTGATCGGTGTGGTGATACTGCCTGACAGCGCGACTTTGGCGCGAACGATTAAAGTCTCCGATAAGATTACAGAAGCTTTGGCGAAAGATTCAGCTATTGAGTATCAGTTTTCAGTAAACGGATTGGATTTTATTGGGGGTGGTGGCAATAAAACCAATGTTTCCACTGTGTTTGTGCGCATGAAAGATTGGTCAGAGCGAACAGTAAGCGCCAACGATGTGGTTGGCCAGCTATCAGCCATCGGCATGCAGCAGTCGGATGGTTTGGTCGTTGCTTTCAATCCTCCAGCGATTCGAGGATTAGGAAGTACCGGTGGCTTCGAGTTTTATGTGCAAAGCCGTGTTAATACGGATGTTGTACGAATGGCAGAGGTGGTCAATGAGTTGCTGGAGTCTTTAAAGCAAGAACCACGCTTGGCTTCAATGAATACGTTTCTACGCGTATCGGTGCCGCAGTACTACCTGGAAGTGGATGAAGCTAAAGCTGTCGCGCAAGGAATACCCATTGCTGATATTTATGCTGCTTTACAAAGCACCATGGGTACCCTGTATGTCAATGATTTTAATCGATCAGGAAGAACATACCGAGTGCAGTTGCAAGCAGAAGCTAAATATCGTATGAAGGCGGATGATCTCGGTAAGGTATACGTGCGCTCGGAGTCGGGAGCAATGGTTCCTTTATCCGCTTTGAGTAAGGTCAAACATATTGTAGGTCCAGAACAATTAGAGCGATACAATGGCTTGTTGTCGGCAAAAGTTATGGGCACAACAGCGAGTGGTACCAGTTCGGGAGATGCCATTGCCTTGGTGGAACAACTTGCTCAACAAACATTGCCTGAAGGTTATCAAATTGCTTGGACAGGAACCGCCTTTCAGGAAAAAAAGATAGGTTCGGTTGCGGTATTGGCGGTTAGCTTGGCAATCGTTATGGTTTTTCTCATTCTGGCCGCGCAATTTGAGACATGGACATTACCGCTAGCTGTTATTCTTGCGATGCCTTTTGCAATACTAGGGGCATTATTGGCAATTCTCATCTTGGGAATGAATAACGATATTTATTTTCAGATCGGTATGGTGACGCTCATCGCTTTGGCCGCAAAAAATGCCATCTTGCTAGTTGAGTTTGCGAATCAAAAAGTGCAGCAAGGTGTTGCCATGCATGAAGCGGCTATTCAGTCAGTGCGGTTACGTTTTAGACCGATTGTTATGACTTCCATGACATTTATGCTTGGTGTAGTGCCGCTTGTCATCGCAACTGGGGCCGGATCTGCAGCACGGCAATCCATGGGGACTGGTGTATTAGGTGGCATGATCATGGCAACCTGTGTGGCAACTATTTTTGTGCCATTATTTTTTCTGATCGTATCCAGGAATACTGTCATTGCTAAAGAAACTGGCATTCACCAAGAATAA